TCCTGTCGCTCGGCATCAAGCTTAAGCTGGCCCTCGGCTGCCTCTTTATGGCCGTCGTCCTCGCAGTGCCTCTCATCATCACCTGGCAGACCTCTGAGAAAGTCGTCAGCACTTATGATAGTGCGGTGCAGGCAGCTTCAACCGGGGTAAGCGCAGCCGAGACCGCCAGGCTGCGGGAGGAGCTCGCTTCTGCCAGGGCCGCCTCCCTTGCGATCACCGCTGTCGTGTTCGCGGCTGCAGCAGTCCTCTTCTATTTCGCTCTCATGAGCGTGGTTATCAATCCCCTGAAGCGGCTGCACGAGCTCTCGGGGCACCTGGAAAAAGGGGACTTCTCTCGCAAGGCTCCGGTACGGTCCGGGGATGAGATAGGGACGATCACCCAGAGGCTGAACGAGACATCCGCCTCCTTCGATACGTTCTTGAGCTCGACCTCCCGCTACCTCTCCGACTTGAAGAATCGCGACATGACCAATGCCGATGAAATCAAAGAGCTCGCTTCAAAAGACGGAGAGACCACTCGGCTCTCCCGCTTTGCAGCAGAGCTCGGCGAGGTCATGGGCATGATGGCCGGCGATCTGAGGGTTATCCAGAAATCCCTCATCGAGACCTCGAACGATGTCGCAACCGCAATCGGCCAGGTCAACGACCTCGGATCGGCTACCCAGGGGCAGAACGCCGAGCTCGCGCAGTCGATGCGGGCGGTCGAGGAAAACACGAGGACCATCAATTATATTGCGGAGCTCGGCGCGCATTCGAAAGAGAATGTCGATAAGATAGTGAGCGCTATCGCAGATAACGCCATACAGATGGCGGCACTCTCCGAGTCGATCCAGCGCATTCAGCACAGCACCAAGCAGATAACCACGATCATCACGGTCATCAAAGATATAGCGGACCAGACCAACCTGCTCGCCCTTAACGCCGCCATAGAGGCAGCGCGCGCAGGCGAGCAGGGGAGGGGGTTTGCCGTAGTTGCGGACGAGGTGAGAAAGCTCGCCGAGCGGGTAGGCAAGGCGACCCAGGATGTCGTCACCCTCATCAATGAGACCGAGGACAAGGTCGTCACCGGGGTACGGGTTGTGGAGCAGATCGTGGGGGCGAACAGCAGTATCCAGGAGCAGGCGGTCCAGATCAAAGGGGCTATCGACAACCTCGCTTCGGCAGTCGAGGAACAGAGCGCATCCATGAGACAGCTGAACGAAGCGACGACGAAAGTGTCTCGGGAATCCGAGCAGCTGACGACGACGGCGGCCGAAATGACCGAGACGGTCCTCAGAATGGTCGGCTCCATGGATGAGGCGTCCGGCGCAGTCAACGCCTATAAAATCTGAAAGGGAACGGTATGACGGAAAAACCTAAGCTGAGCATGTACTGGGCATCATCGTGCGGAGGATGCGAGATTTCGCTGGTCAATATAAACGAAAAGATCCTCAGCGTCGACGCAAGCTTTGATTTCATGTTCTGTCCATGCCTTCTCGACACCAAGAAGAAGGACATCGAGGCACTGCCGGACAAGAGCATCGCGATCACGCTCTTCAACGGCGCGGTCAGGACAGAGGAGAATGAGGAGATGGCCCGCTTGCTGAGGAAGAAATCCCGGTTGCTGGTTGCCTTTGGCTCATGCTCTTCAGGCGGGTGCATTCCCGGCCTCAGCAATCTGCATGCTGCCGAGGACAATTTCAAAACCATATACCTCAATAACCCCTCTATTGATAATCCGGGTGGCGTGGTCCCGCAGACTGAGGTAAACGTCAAAGAGGGTTCGCTCCGCATCCCTGCGTTTTTCGATAAAGTGAAAACGCTGGCACAGGTAGTGCCGGTGGATTACTTTATTCCGGGATGTCCGCCCGAACCCCACCAGATATGGAATGTTGTCGAAGCCATTGTCCAGGGCGGCCCGCTCCCTCCGGCAGGAAGCGTGATCGGCGCCGGCATGTCGGCGGTCTGCGATGAGTGCGAAAGAGAGAAGGAAGATAAAAAGATAAAGAAGTTTTACAGGACCTATGAAATCGTTCCGGATGCAAAGAAGTGCCTCCTCGAGCAGGGCCTTCTCTGCATGGGGATCGCAACGCGCAGCGGCTGCGGCGGGCTCTGTCCCAGGGTCAACATGCCCTGCACCGGCTGCTACGGCCCCCCCGCAGGGGTGATGGACCAGGGGGCAAAAATGGTCGCCGCGCTGGGATCGATCGTCGACATCGGTGATACCAAGGGATTATCAGAGGACGAGATCGCGCGGAGAGTCGATAAAATCATCGATGCTATTCCCGATTTTGCCGGGACCTTTTACAAGTACAGCCTGTCGGGCTCGATACTCAGAGGGAGGATTGCGTGAAACAGATAACCATAGACCCGATCACGCGTCTCGAAGGGCACGGCAAGATCGAGATATTCCTCAACGAGGACGGAGATGTCGCCAATACCTATTTTCAGATCCCTGAATTGAGGGGCTTCGAGCAGTTCTCCATAGGAAGGCTTGCAGAAGACATGCCCGTCATCACCAACAGGATCTGCGGCGTCTGTCCCGAGGCGCACCACCTGGCG
The Nitrospirota bacterium DNA segment above includes these coding regions:
- a CDS encoding methyl-accepting chemotaxis protein, with the protein product MVSRILSLGIKLKLALGCLFMAVVLAVPLIITWQTSEKVVSTYDSAVQAASTGVSAAETARLREELASARAASLAITAVVFAAAAVLFYFALMSVVINPLKRLHELSGHLEKGDFSRKAPVRSGDEIGTITQRLNETSASFDTFLSSTSRYLSDLKNRDMTNADEIKELASKDGETTRLSRFAAELGEVMGMMAGDLRVIQKSLIETSNDVATAIGQVNDLGSATQGQNAELAQSMRAVEENTRTINYIAELGAHSKENVDKIVSAIADNAIQMAALSESIQRIQHSTKQITTIITVIKDIADQTNLLALNAAIEAARAGEQGRGFAVVADEVRKLAERVGKATQDVVTLINETEDKVVTGVRVVEQIVGANSSIQEQAVQIKGAIDNLASAVEEQSASMRQLNEATTKVSRESEQLTTTAAEMTETVLRMVGSMDEASGAVNAYKI
- a CDS encoding NADH:ubiquinone oxidoreductase, coding for MTEKPKLSMYWASSCGGCEISLVNINEKILSVDASFDFMFCPCLLDTKKKDIEALPDKSIAITLFNGAVRTEENEEMARLLRKKSRLLVAFGSCSSGGCIPGLSNLHAAEDNFKTIYLNNPSIDNPGGVVPQTEVNVKEGSLRIPAFFDKVKTLAQVVPVDYFIPGCPPEPHQIWNVVEAIVQGGPLPPAGSVIGAGMSAVCDECEREKEDKKIKKFYRTYEIVPDAKKCLLEQGLLCMGIATRSGCGGLCPRVNMPCTGCYGPPAGVMDQGAKMVAALGSIVDIGDTKGLSEDEIARRVDKIIDAIPDFAGTFYKYSLSGSILRGRIA